In Amyelois transitella isolate CPQ chromosome 5, ilAmyTran1.1, whole genome shotgun sequence, one DNA window encodes the following:
- the LOC106139094 gene encoding beta-1,3-glucosyltransferase isoform X2, with amino-acid sequence MVCATLVLTLAFLLRCASSFDSSNVVFVIVSQTEPYHASVAARLKQNIESQVLEVENRNPTVHITHEDFPVPGAWTIIPLLGPLVDKYGGGDVRWVLFLETHTAVRWRNLIDALTAADVQKDTMWIGYPLSDEEPTIIHHFTYYEDLEEEGGFVYPHFASGFAMRLELMETLRRQVERGEWKLEADFSIDPSFELAQLVYRGADSPGPLLTPEMSFCVVSGDNCATYPRQFDICGSAVPEESIFFAVKTWSGFHSTRAKVVKKTWGKHVTNILFFSDKTDPSLPAIDTGVPNSKSGHCVKTVAILKLVLQKVADMPHIKWIFLADDDTILGVQRLCEVLSCYRGGADVTVIGERYGYGYGKTNGANKGFDYITGGGGTVLSVSAAAILSECACAGLTAPDDMTLGACGQHRYNITVTHSPLFHQARPQDYSREVLARDRPVSFHGHSSPEPMRVYATWFQHDHIARKRRVKDEL; translated from the exons ACTCGAGTAACGTCGTGTTTGTCATTGTAAGTCAAACAGAACCGTATCACGCCAGCGTGGCTGCTAgactgaaacaaaatatagaGAGTCAAGTTTTGGAAGTAGAAAAT CGTAATCCTACAGTCCACATAACCCACGAAGACTTCCCCGTGCCAGGGGCTTGGACCATCATCCCACTGCTGGGCCCCCTGGTGGACAAGTATGGGGGTGGAGACGTCAGATGGGTGTTGTTCTTGGAGACCCACACGGCCGTCAGATGGCGAAACCTGATAGATGCTTTGACAGCCGCTGATGTGCAAAAG GACACCATGTGGATAGGGTATCCACTGAGTGATGAAGAACCCACAATCATCCATCACTTCACGTACTATGAAGACCTGGAGGAGGAAGGAGGGTTTGTGTACCCACATTTCGCCAGCGGGTTCGCCATGAGGCTGGAACTAATGGAAAC CCTTCGCAGACAAGTGGAGAGGGGCGAATGGAAACTGGAGGCCGACTTCTCAATAGACCCCTCGTTCGAATTGGCCCAGCTGGTATACCGCGGCGCTGACAGTCCAGGGCCGCTGCTAACACCAGAAATGAGCTTCTGTGTTGTCTCCGGCGACAACTGTGCCACTTATCCGAGGCAGTTTGATATATGC GGCAGTGCCGTACCTGAGGAGTCCATATTCTTCGCGGTGAAGACTTGGAGTGGTTTCCACTCGACCAGGGCTAAGGTAGTCAAGAAGACTTGGGGAAAACACGTCACCAACATATTGTTCTTTAGTGACAAAACTG atcCGTCCCTCCCGGCCATAGACACAGGGGTGCCTAACTCGAAGAGCGGGCACTGTGTGAAAACGGTGGCCATTTTGAAACTGGTGCTTCAGAAGGTGGCAGACATGCCGCATATCAAGTGGATATTTTTGGCTGACGATGACACCATTTTggg AGTGCAAAGGTTGTGTGAAGTCCTAAGTTGTTACCGTGGCGGCGCTGACGTCACCGTGATCGGGGAACGGTACGGGTACGGGTACGGGAAGACTAACGGAGCCAATAAGG GCTTCGACTATATAACGGGTGGCGGGGGCACCGTGCTAAGCGTGTCAGCGGCGGCCATACTGTCCGAATGCGCGTGCGCCGGTCTCACCGCCCCGGACGACATGACGTTGGGCGCGTGCGGGCAACACCGGTACAATATAACTGTTACACACTCGCCACTTTTTCATCAG GCCCGCCCCCAAGACTATTCCCGTGAGGTGCTCGCCCGCGACCGCCCCGTCTCGTTCCACGGCCACTCGTCCCCGGAGCCGATGCGGGTGTACGCGACCTGGTTCCAGCACGACCACATCGCGCGCAAGAGAAGGGTTAAGGATGAGCtgtga
- the LOC106139094 gene encoding beta-1,3-glucosyltransferase isoform X1: MHARGATLVLTLAFLLRCASSFDSSNVVFVIVSQTEPYHASVAARLKQNIESQVLEVENRNPTVHITHEDFPVPGAWTIIPLLGPLVDKYGGGDVRWVLFLETHTAVRWRNLIDALTAADVQKDTMWIGYPLSDEEPTIIHHFTYYEDLEEEGGFVYPHFASGFAMRLELMETLRRQVERGEWKLEADFSIDPSFELAQLVYRGADSPGPLLTPEMSFCVVSGDNCATYPRQFDICGSAVPEESIFFAVKTWSGFHSTRAKVVKKTWGKHVTNILFFSDKTDPSLPAIDTGVPNSKSGHCVKTVAILKLVLQKVADMPHIKWIFLADDDTILGVQRLCEVLSCYRGGADVTVIGERYGYGYGKTNGANKGFDYITGGGGTVLSVSAAAILSECACAGLTAPDDMTLGACGQHRYNITVTHSPLFHQARPQDYSREVLARDRPVSFHGHSSPEPMRVYATWFQHDHIARKRRVKDEL; encoded by the exons ACTCGAGTAACGTCGTGTTTGTCATTGTAAGTCAAACAGAACCGTATCACGCCAGCGTGGCTGCTAgactgaaacaaaatatagaGAGTCAAGTTTTGGAAGTAGAAAAT CGTAATCCTACAGTCCACATAACCCACGAAGACTTCCCCGTGCCAGGGGCTTGGACCATCATCCCACTGCTGGGCCCCCTGGTGGACAAGTATGGGGGTGGAGACGTCAGATGGGTGTTGTTCTTGGAGACCCACACGGCCGTCAGATGGCGAAACCTGATAGATGCTTTGACAGCCGCTGATGTGCAAAAG GACACCATGTGGATAGGGTATCCACTGAGTGATGAAGAACCCACAATCATCCATCACTTCACGTACTATGAAGACCTGGAGGAGGAAGGAGGGTTTGTGTACCCACATTTCGCCAGCGGGTTCGCCATGAGGCTGGAACTAATGGAAAC CCTTCGCAGACAAGTGGAGAGGGGCGAATGGAAACTGGAGGCCGACTTCTCAATAGACCCCTCGTTCGAATTGGCCCAGCTGGTATACCGCGGCGCTGACAGTCCAGGGCCGCTGCTAACACCAGAAATGAGCTTCTGTGTTGTCTCCGGCGACAACTGTGCCACTTATCCGAGGCAGTTTGATATATGC GGCAGTGCCGTACCTGAGGAGTCCATATTCTTCGCGGTGAAGACTTGGAGTGGTTTCCACTCGACCAGGGCTAAGGTAGTCAAGAAGACTTGGGGAAAACACGTCACCAACATATTGTTCTTTAGTGACAAAACTG atcCGTCCCTCCCGGCCATAGACACAGGGGTGCCTAACTCGAAGAGCGGGCACTGTGTGAAAACGGTGGCCATTTTGAAACTGGTGCTTCAGAAGGTGGCAGACATGCCGCATATCAAGTGGATATTTTTGGCTGACGATGACACCATTTTggg AGTGCAAAGGTTGTGTGAAGTCCTAAGTTGTTACCGTGGCGGCGCTGACGTCACCGTGATCGGGGAACGGTACGGGTACGGGTACGGGAAGACTAACGGAGCCAATAAGG GCTTCGACTATATAACGGGTGGCGGGGGCACCGTGCTAAGCGTGTCAGCGGCGGCCATACTGTCCGAATGCGCGTGCGCCGGTCTCACCGCCCCGGACGACATGACGTTGGGCGCGTGCGGGCAACACCGGTACAATATAACTGTTACACACTCGCCACTTTTTCATCAG GCCCGCCCCCAAGACTATTCCCGTGAGGTGCTCGCCCGCGACCGCCCCGTCTCGTTCCACGGCCACTCGTCCCCGGAGCCGATGCGGGTGTACGCGACCTGGTTCCAGCACGACCACATCGCGCGCAAGAGAAGGGTTAAGGATGAGCtgtga